ATCTTCTTTTGAAATAAACAGGAAGATAATTATCCAAATAAGCCCTGTGACCAGGCTTATAGGTAATATTTTATACGCAACGAGGCGTTTTAACTCGCCCAGTGTAAGCCTAATCACATTTTTCATTTTACATCAACTCCCGTCACGATAATAAATATCTCCTCCATAGAGGTCTCTCCGCTATGTATAGTCTCTATCTCCTTATCCTTTAAAACGGAATTAAACCTTTCGTTTGAACCTATACCGTTTAACGGGAAAGTCTCGCTTAACACGTCTCCGTTTTCCCTATACTCTACTTTAACTTCGCGTTTGCCGTATTTTAACTTTAGGTCCCTTGGTGTAGATATCTCGTGTAGTTTACCGTCTACGCAAAACGCTATCCTGTCGCAGAGCTGTTCGACGTCGTTCATCAAGTGTGTGGATAAAAATACCGTACCGCCTTTTTCCCTAAACTCTGCTATCATTTCCTTTATTACGTAAGCATTTTTAGGGTCTAGGCCGTTTGTAACCTCATCTAAAAACAGCACTCTTGGGTTATTTAGCATTGCCCGTATAAAGTTTAACCTAACTTTCATGCCCTTTGAGTACTCACCGACTTTAATGTCTTTATACTCCCATAGGCCTACCCTTTCCATTAACTCCTTTACGTTTGCCTTGTTTTTGTAAAACTCTGAAAAGAAATTTAAGTTTTCGGCTGCAGTCATTTTTGAAAAATGCACCGGCATTTCAAACCCAACGCCTATCTCCTCATAAAAGGATTTGCCCTTGGCCTTTAAATCTTTGCCAAAATACTCAATATTGCCCCTATAGTTTTCAAGAAGTTTGATTAAAATTTTCTGCGTTGTAGACTTGCCTGCACCAGACGGCCCTAAGAGCCCGAAAATCTCTCCTTCTTTTACATCGAAAGAGACGCCTTTGATCGTATCCTCCTTTGATGTCGGGTATCTGAACCGCAGGTCTTCAATAGTAAATGCACTTGACATTATTTTTCCTCCTTCTTGGCTGAAATGCCGTATTGCATACATTCCATAAGCTCATTCAGCGTTTTTATAAGCTCAGCCTCTCCGTTATTAATAGAAATCAGCTTATAGGAATTTGTAAGTAAAATTTCTAACATTTTTAAAATGAAGTCCGGTGAAAAACGGCTCTCTATCTGGCCGGACTCAATTGCAGACTTAATAAGCCCGCCAAAAACTTTGTTAAAATCATATGGAAAAAATTCCATAATCCTGCTTTTTAGTTCGTCGCTTACCTCCATGTACCTGTTAGATAAATCATGCAGCCTTTTATCGACGAACATAAAGTCCATAGTCGCTTTTGCCAGTTCCCGTATCGTACCAAAAAAATCCCCACTATATTGCTTTAGTTCCATCTCCGATGAGAAGAAATCCATCTTCTTTTTTACTACTATGGCCATCAAAGCCAAATAAAGCCCGAATTTATCTCCAAAATTATGATAGAAACTGCCTTTGCTCATGTGAGCCCTTTTTAATATGTCATTAAGCGAAGCATCTTCAAATTTTGTTTTTGAAAACTCATTTAAGCTTTCTTCCAAAAGCTCTTTATACTTTAAAAGCGGATTACCCTCTCCAAGTAAAGAAGTATAGTTAAAATTTTTTTCCAACTCAACTTCCCTTTCTAATCCTCATCTGTAAATTTTTTGCGTTCTCTCTTTTTCTTTAAGCTTTTAAAAAATGCTATCTTTAAATAGCCAATCACGATAACTGCCACCGCTATTAAAAGCCATACCCACCACTGCATATAATCACCCTCCTTAAATAATTAGACCGAATGGTCTAAACCACATGGTCTAATGATATTATATGATTACTCATTTGTCAATATTAATAAATTAAAAAAGCCCTTAAGCTAACCGCCTAAGCGCTTTACTTTCGTACTTATATCCCAACATAAACCAAATGTATCTACATCGCTTTGATGACTCCGCAACCGATACGTTTTCCGGCATCTCCTGACGGCTGGGATGTATAGTCGTCCCTATCCATATGTATTATAACAGACCTTCCAATAACGTCTTTCAATGCAAAGCGCGTAGTGACGAATGAGAGGTACGCATCCATGGTGTCTGTCGCTAGAAGCATAGGGAAATCTCCCGCATGCATAGGATGAGTGTACCCTTCCGGATTGTAATGCCCTTTTGCGCTTTCAAAATCCGGCTCAATACAGCTTCCTACTTCGTGCAGGTGAAAACCATAAAAGCCTGTTTTATTAGGCGGCAAATTGAATATTTTTGCGTCTACGTGTACGCCTATGGGCGTTTCCATAAACCATACGGTACCGTTAAGGTCCGGCGCATCGGCGCTGCCCTTTACCATCGCCATGGCCTTATAATTATATTGATTCATAAAAAACCTCCTTAAATTTTTATATATTAAAATATGCACCTTCTTCCCTTTGTGTTTTGTTTGAATAAAAAAGCTGGATTTTTTCCAGCTTTTTTATTCGCATGATTCTTTTTTAGGTTCAGCACTTACTTTTTTCCGTTTCAGTAGCAGGCTTAAAAGATACCCTATCGTTCCAAAAAGCCATGTTATTGGAGCAAATGTTAAAATAACATTCAGAACTCCCTGGCTTTGCCCGTTTCTGAGCCCGTTAGATAAGTTGTTTCCTTCAGGGATAGATTGCCCGTCTGGTATTTCAGCATTGTCCGGATCAAACGTATCCCCAGGCTGTCCGTCATCTGTAATGCTTGGTGCAGATGATGAGCTACCGCTTGAGTCTTCATCTGTACTTGAGAGGGTATAGACGCTAGAGCCTATCTCAAGATAGCTGCTGCCATTCTCGCTATATAAAGTACCTTCAGTTGACGAAGTGTTTGAAGCCTCAAATTCTTTAATAGCCTCCTGCTGCTGGATAACCCCCGTAGCACACTGCGGATACAGCAGCGAACAGTGCTTTGAGCATCCGGTACAATTAAGCCCGGAAAGGTATTTGTTTAGGTCTGCCGTATCTGCCGTATTATCCACACTATTATTTATAGTGCTGTCTGAGCTGTTATTATCAGACGTATCATCTAAATCATTATCTAGACTATTATCAGAATCGCTGTCTGAGTTGCCATTTTCGTTGTCTGAGTTTTTGCCTTTGCCAAATCCTCCGCCTTGGTTTTGGTTCCTATTCTGAAAATTTGGCGTACTGTTACTGTTCAATGCAAAAGCAAGCCCGATATTTGAAAAGAAACCAGAAAGCACAATACTTGCAATTCCCCATAAGGCCAAAGCAAAAGTTGCACCGCGAAGCAACCATTTCCTTGCTTTGCTTTCTCTCTTTACCCTAAACATGCGGGCAAATGCATTCATAACGCATTTCCAGTTAAGCCCTACATGTAATCCTATCAGTATTATGCAGATATATGAAACCGCAGTATGTATCCCTTTAAAAGAAGAAGTTCCTCCCGTATTTGGAAAAAGCACCTGAGACATAAGTATACCGGTTATTATTATTGTGTAAACGCCTAAAAGCAGTAATACGTCTAAGATATACTGAAAACGGGTCTTAAACCCTATCTTCTTGCCAAACAGGTTCTTTGTTACGGATTTAATCCATTTTAAGTTAAGCAGTTTGTGGACTAAAAATAATATACCGATAACTATACCCGCAATCTCATGAAATGCCATGCTGATTGCCTTTGATTCCATAAGTAAAATAAACGTTGATAATAATATTATATCGAGAAATATTTTTATAAATATGTTATTTTTCGTTTTCTTTTTTCCCATAATAGTTTTTTCTCCTATTTTTTACATTATTTGTATAATGGTTTATTTGATAATAATCATTTAACCTTAAACAAAGCTGAAAAAAAGTAGCCTAATTATGAATAAATTTTTAATTTTAAATTTAATTTACTGCCTTTAAACACCTATATTATTTAGCTTTTTAGCCAATAATAATAAAAAAATTAAGAGGTGATGATTTTGGCGGCTACATATAAAGGCGCGATAACTTTCGGGCTGGTACATATTCCAATAAGCTTATATACAGCAACGCAGGACAACGAAATACACTTTAACCAGTTATGCAAAGAAGACTTAAGCCGCGTTCGTTATAAAAAAGTCTGTGCTTCCTGCGGCAAGGAAATAACGTCTAAAGATATCGTCAAGGGCTTTGAATACGATAAAGACAAATACGTTATAGTGACAGACGAGGATTTTGAAAAAATAAAAACGGAAAAAGACAAGTCTATCAAGATACTGCATTTCACAGATGTAAGTTCCATCCGCCCCATATACTACGACAAGACCTATCATGCAATAGGCGAGGCCGGAGGAGAAAAGGCATTTGAGCTTTTGCGTCGAGCCATGCTTGAGGAAAACAAAGTGGGAATCGGCAAAACAGTTATGGGAAACAAAGAGACTCTGCTTTGTATAATCCCAACTGAAGAAGGAATACTTGTTGAAACTATGTTCTTTGCGGATGAGATAAAGGAAATACCAAAATCCATGCCTGATACCAATATAAGCGATGAGGAAGTGAAAATGGCTAAGGAGTTAATTAAGACGATAGATAAGCCGTTTGAACCGGAAGTTTATAAAGACGAGTACCAATCCCGTTTAAGGGAACTCATTCAGGCTAAAATAGCCGGCAAGGAAATCTCTGTGCCTAAGCCTAAAAAACAAGACAACGTCATAAACTTAATGGATGCCCTAAAGGCCAGCATAGAACAAAACAAAAGCCCTAAAAAAGCGGCCAAACCGAGAAAAACGGCTAACAGATGATAGATTTTAACCTGGGAAGGCCGGTTAAGCCTATGCTTATCAGCATAAGCGCAGACCCGTTTAACGACCCGGATTACATTTACGAATTGAAATTAGACGGTGAACGCTGTGTAGCATACCTTAATCGAAATGACATCGAACTATACAATAAACGCGGCAACAAACTGCTTATAAAAGTCCCGGAGCTTGGAAATATTAACAGGCAGATAAAAAAACGCTGTATCCTAGACGGGGAACTTATCGTGACTATTGACGGGAAACCAAATTTTTATGAGATAGTAAGAAGGCTTATAACTTCAAATAAACTAAGGATAGAGCTGCTATCAGGTAAATATCCCGCTTCATATGTTGTGTACGATATTTTATACATAGGAGATAAAGACATAACTGGCCGTTCGCTTCTTGAGCGCAAAGATATTTTAAATAAGAACCTGATTGAAAACGAAAAAATTGCATTGAGCAGGTTTTTACCTGAAAAAGGCATAGAGTTTTTCGATTTAGCAAATCAAAACGGCCTGGAAGGTATAGTTGCCAAAAAAGCCGACAGCATATACTACCCGGGTACCCGTACAAAAGAGTGGATCAAGATAAAAAACCTTTTAGACGATGATTTTATAATATGCGGGTATATATTAAAAGCAGACTATGTTGTAAGCCTTGTGATCGGACAGTTTAATACCAAAAAAGAGCTTTTATATAAAGGCCATGTGACCCTTGGCATATCAAAAGAAGATTTTTCAATTATAGCAAAACATGAAAAAATAGCAAAACCGTATTTTAAAACCTACCCTAAAGGCGGAAAAAACAGCGAAGCTGTATGGATTAAACCAACATTAGTCTGCACTGTTTCTTATATGGTTAAAACGCGCAGCTCTATCCGCCACCCGGTATATAAGGGCTTAAGGCTGGATAAAACCGCAGATGAATGTATAGATAAGGGGTGAAAAGTAATTTTCCCCTATTTTATCCACAATTCCTGTGGACAAGGTGTGATTTTTCCCAATAAAAAAAGGGCAGGTAATAAAACCTACCCTAAAAGCGATGTCATAAAAAACGTTATAGCGGCACCTATCATACCGGTTACTATACATGACCAGACAATATTGATGCGGTACCGCCTGTCGTTTTCAATGACTCCTAACCTTGCGTCTACATTTTTAAACTGCTCGGCTAACTTCTCAACAGCTATAGCTAAATTATTCGTGCTTTTTGCAAGTTCGCGTATCTCTTTTTGCTGCTCGGTAAGAGTCTTTATTTTCTCTTCGTGTTTAGCTATTTCGGTTGAGTGCTGCATGATTATTTCCTCCGTATTATTCATACATCAAGCCCCCCTAGAGGCTTTCGCTACTCGTCGGATTGTTAATGATACCAAAGCCCACCAGCACCGGACAAAGCACGTCTAAAAGGCCGTTCATAAAGTCTCCGATGTCTACGCCGGCAAACTGCTTAACGCAGAATACAACTAGTGCGGCGACTGATACCCATAGTGCCCAGGATTTAAATCTGTTTTGCATATCCATATCCTCCTACAATTAATAATATTTTATTTAATGCATTTTTGTGTTTAACTTAAAAAACGGCCCCCTAAAGCCGTTACCGTATTTTTTCCCGCTATGCCGTCTGCCGTAAGCCCGGCAGACTTTTGAAATGTTTTTACTGCTACCTTTGTCTTTTTACCGAATATCCCGTCTAGCGTTAAACCAGCTCCATTTTTGTTCAACTTGTTCTGCAGCCATTTAACGTCTTCACCTTTAAGCATCGGGCTTGATAGCTTTAACAGCCGTGAGATAATAAACTCTTCTTTAACTACTGAACTGTTAATTAATGAGGCAATAGTCTTGGCGCCTACTATGCCGTCTACTGTAAGCCCGGCGGAACTTTGAAATGCTTTAACCGCACTTTTGGTAATATCGCCAAATACCCCATCTACAGTGCCATTAAAAAACGAAAGTTCATAAAGTCGTTTTTGAACTAAAGCCACGTTTGCACCACGGCGGACATATCTACCGCTTACATAAGTATCCCTGCACGGCGCTAAGACCGGCTCGAATCCATTTTCTATAGCGTATTTGACTCTGTCGTATTTTTTTAGATCCTTAAGCTCCATTAAAACAACGTGCCAGTCTTCATTGTCCACGTTTTTTATAAGCCCATATGGTTCCAGCTTTGAATTGCCAAGGCTTATGGCCCATGAACTGCCTAAATCTACAGCTGCACCGCTGTTGTGGTTGGAAGTCCCCGGCGCTGCACAGACGGAAAAGTTGCCGCTTACCCAGCCTTTTAGGTTACTGACCAAATCATTCCCTATTTTGCACTTTGAAGGGCTCCATACTCCTAAGTTTCTTTCAATTAACATCTCCTGGTAAGAAGAAGGCCTGAACCCCATGCTTATAGCTATTTTTTTGCCGTAATCCTTTGCCAGTGCACCAAGACGTTTAATTATACGCTCATCTAAACAATCTATATTTTTTTGCTTAGCTTCCTCGGATGAACATTGATAAAGCGTCTTCCATTTACTGTTTGCGCTGCTAAAATCAAGATAAGCAAGCGCTTCTTCCTTAGAAATTTCTTTATAGGCCATTTAAATTGCCCCTTTCCTTAAGTTTACTAGTAGATACCTCTCCAAACTCCGTCTATCAAAACTTTCTTTGAAGATACGCTCCTCCATGTTCCGTTTATCAGTACCTGAGTTAAAACCACGTCCCGGTAGCTCCCGCTTATAGCAACGCGCTCTAAAATAGGCGTATATGAAACAGTAAGTTTCGGCTGCAGGCTGCTTGAAGAATAAGTATCAGAACGGAAGTACTTTGCAGTAGAATTTGAGCTGCTAACTGCCGCTATCCTAAAACCGTAATTACTGAGCGAAACCGCACTTTTAACTGCATTTGTAACGTCAAAGCTTATAGAGCGTGTCGCTATACCGGATATAGTAATAGCTGAATCCTGAGCGCTAAATACGCTTGGCTGGTTGTTCCACGTAATACTGTTAGCATTCCAAGACGATGCAGCACGCCTGACGTCTACATTAACAGAGGCCGACCAGTCATTTGAATCATCATACTGGTTAATAGTTAAAGTAGCAGACGATATTATTGCGTTGCTGTTTATTTCACTTAGATCGAAGTAGACGAAATATCTTCCCTCAAGCCCTCCGCTTGATTTACCAACGTTAAAATAAGTCGCCCTGCCATTTGAAGAGCCGCTTATAGCTTGTGTAACACGGCTGCCATAAGATGCTGTTTTTGAATAAGTTGCCATACCTAACCCCCTCTTTAACGGGAAGAAACGATAGCATTGACAGCGTCTAAAACACCCTGCCGTGCCATGTCATTTAAATTAACGTTGGAAACGCTTGTATTACCCGAAGAAGTTTTTTTTGATGACGATGAAGAACTGCCCGCGGATGCCGAAGTAATTTTTAACCCAGTCATCTCTTCGAACTGCTTTTTAGTTATGTATTTTTTATTAAGAAGCGTAAGTGCAATGCTATATATCCGTTCCTTTGCTTTTTTAAGCTCATCTGCCATGTCCTCGCTTGCCTCCTGCTCATATTCGGCATTCTTAGCCGCAGTGGCCGCATCTATTTCCTTTATTTCTTTCTCTTTTTCAGCCTGCTCTTCTGATTTCTTAAGATTGATACTTTGAATAGAATTAATTAGCTCAGTATCCAGCCTGTTTTTAAGTGTCTGAGATGTTCCACCGGCGGCAGACAGACCCATATTGGCCAAATTCTCGGCATTTTGCCTATTAGTTTTAGCAGCGGTTAAATATGCTTCGTTTGATAGAGGCTGATACTTTTTAGAAAGAGCATTTATCTCATCTTGGATGCTTTGTTTTTCAGCCTCCGCCTCCGCCGTGTTTTTAGCCTTATTAGTCTCAACAGCAGTTAAATAGCGCTTCTTTATCTCCTCTTCAGATGGAAGTGTACTAGCAGTCATGCTGGACATATAGTCGCTATAATCTATAGCCATATTGGTTCCCTCCTTAATTAAACGTACTGCTTATATTCGGTATAAGGTATGACCGAACTTGCGCTTGGCGGTGTAGACGAAGTGCCAAAAAGCGAAAGTGTTACGCAGTAGATATTTGAATCTCCGCTTCTTGAAAATATAAGCGTTCCGTTTGAATTTACCGTTAAAGTTCCTTTATAAGTGGCACTAGGCGCAAACTTAAGTGCACCGTCGTTCAGCTGTATGTTTGTTGCCGTGCCCGAAGTTATAGATATATTTGAAGCCACGCCGTTTGTACTCGCAACAGCATATGCTGTCACCGCGCTTGGCTGAAGTTTTGCCGCAGTTATAGAGTTATCTTCTATCTTATACGCATTTACGGCAGCGTCTGCCAGTTTATCCGATGTAACTGCTTGTGAGTCTAGCTTTTCCGTAGTCACAGACCCATCCTGAAGTGTTGCTGTAATGGCGTCTGGGTCTAATTTCTCGGCAGTGACAGCACCGGTAGCTATTTTATCTGTCGTTATAGACAGGTCCGGAACAGACCCTAAAGCAACTCCGTCAAGCTGGCTTTTTAAATCGCACAATTGTTCATAGACCGTGTCCCCATCAACACCGGATATGGGGATAGAGCCTATCTCCCCTGCTCCGTTTCTGCCACTTACATTGCCCTCGAGTACCGTTAAGGTATTGTTTACAAAATCCTTTACCTGGTTAAACAGCGTCTGAAATTGGTTTCTTGCCGCTGTTTCGTCCTCCGGATAAGTAGGAAATGCAGTTTTATCCAAAAGGCCGTTTGCAGGAGTATAATTTAATCTGTCCATACTTTTTTACCTCCGTATGGTTTTATTTACGTAATATTTGATTATGATGTCTGAAACGCCGATATCGCGGTAGAGCTTATCGTTTGTTATGTCAAGCTGTAAATATATAACTTTTTTAAGGTTGCTCTTGATTTCTATGGGCTTTGCAAAACGAAACACGTTAAACGTAAAGTCTGCCCAGTTATTTTCGCCCCACGAAAATGCCTTTGATTCTATTTCGGTATTAAATACAGTGTTTTTCGTTTCGTCTATAATAGACAGCTCTATATTTGAGTTAGTGTCCGTCCTGATAGAAGGATAAATCCTATATATAGTCTTTAAATAATTGCTCTTGCCAAAGTCAAACGCCTTGCTTTTCCACCGTTTGGCAATAGGCTCACCAAAATCA
The sequence above is drawn from the Eubacteriales bacterium genome and encodes:
- a CDS encoding ABC transporter ATP-binding protein, with amino-acid sequence MSSAFTIEDLRFRYPTSKEDTIKGVSFDVKEGEIFGLLGPSGAGKSTTQKILIKLLENYRGNIEYFGKDLKAKGKSFYEEIGVGFEMPVHFSKMTAAENLNFFSEFYKNKANVKELMERVGLWEYKDIKVGEYSKGMKVRLNFIRAMLNNPRVLFLDEVTNGLDPKNAYVIKEMIAEFREKGGTVFLSTHLMNDVEQLCDRIAFCVDGKLHEISTPRDLKLKYGKREVKVEYRENGDVLSETFPLNGIGSNERFNSVLKDKEIETIHSGETSMEEIFIIVTGVDVK
- a CDS encoding TetR/AcrR family transcriptional regulator; this translates as MEKNFNYTSLLGEGNPLLKYKELLEESLNEFSKTKFEDASLNDILKRAHMSKGSFYHNFGDKFGLYLALMAIVVKKKMDFFSSEMELKQYSGDFFGTIRELAKATMDFMFVDKRLHDLSNRYMEVSDELKSRIMEFFPYDFNKVFGGLIKSAIESGQIESRFSPDFILKMLEILLTNSYKLISINNGEAELIKTLNELMECMQYGISAKKEEK
- a CDS encoding superoxide dismutase family protein produces the protein MNQYNYKAMAMVKGSADAPDLNGTVWFMETPIGVHVDAKIFNLPPNKTGFYGFHLHEVGSCIEPDFESAKGHYNPEGYTHPMHAGDFPMLLATDTMDAYLSFVTTRFALKDVIGRSVIIHMDRDDYTSQPSGDAGKRIGCGVIKAM
- a CDS encoding DUF4405 domain-containing protein produces the protein MGKKKTKNNIFIKIFLDIILLSTFILLMESKAISMAFHEIAGIVIGILFLVHKLLNLKWIKSVTKNLFGKKIGFKTRFQYILDVLLLLGVYTIIITGILMSQVLFPNTGGTSSFKGIHTAVSYICIILIGLHVGLNWKCVMNAFARMFRVKRESKARKWLLRGATFALALWGIASIVLSGFFSNIGLAFALNSNSTPNFQNRNQNQGGGFGKGKNSDNENGNSDSDSDNSLDNDLDDTSDNNSSDSTINNSVDNTADTADLNKYLSGLNCTGCSKHCSLLYPQCATGVIQQQEAIKEFEASNTSSTEGTLYSENGSSYLEIGSSVYTLSSTDEDSSGSSSSAPSITDDGQPGDTFDPDNAEIPDGQSIPEGNNLSNGLRNGQSQGVLNVILTFAPITWLFGTIGYLLSLLLKRKKVSAEPKKESCE
- a CDS encoding Ku protein, translated to MAATYKGAITFGLVHIPISLYTATQDNEIHFNQLCKEDLSRVRYKKVCASCGKEITSKDIVKGFEYDKDKYVIVTDEDFEKIKTEKDKSIKILHFTDVSSIRPIYYDKTYHAIGEAGGEKAFELLRRAMLEENKVGIGKTVMGNKETLLCIIPTEEGILVETMFFADEIKEIPKSMPDTNISDEEVKMAKELIKTIDKPFEPEVYKDEYQSRLRELIQAKIAGKEISVPKPKKQDNVINLMDALKASIEQNKSPKKAAKPRKTANR
- a CDS encoding RNA ligase family protein — translated: MIDFNLGRPVKPMLISISADPFNDPDYIYELKLDGERCVAYLNRNDIELYNKRGNKLLIKVPELGNINRQIKKRCILDGELIVTIDGKPNFYEIVRRLITSNKLRIELLSGKYPASYVVYDILYIGDKDITGRSLLERKDILNKNLIENEKIALSRFLPEKGIEFFDLANQNGLEGIVAKKADSIYYPGTRTKEWIKIKNLLDDDFIICGYILKADYVVSLVIGQFNTKKELLYKGHVTLGISKEDFSIIAKHEKIAKPYFKTYPKGGKNSEAVWIKPTLVCTVSYMVKTRSSIRHPVYKGLRLDKTADECIDKG
- a CDS encoding peptidoglycan-binding protein translates to MAYKEISKEEALAYLDFSSANSKWKTLYQCSSEEAKQKNIDCLDERIIKRLGALAKDYGKKIAISMGFRPSSYQEMLIERNLGVWSPSKCKIGNDLVSNLKGWVSGNFSVCAAPGTSNHNSGAAVDLGSSWAISLGNSKLEPYGLIKNVDNEDWHVVLMELKDLKKYDRVKYAIENGFEPVLAPCRDTYVSGRYVRRGANVALVQKRLYELSFFNGTVDGVFGDITKSAVKAFQSSAGLTVDGIVGAKTIASLINSSVVKEEFIISRLLKLSSPMLKGEDVKWLQNKLNKNGAGLTLDGIFGKKTKVAVKTFQKSAGLTADGIAGKNTVTALGGRFLS
- a CDS encoding DNRLRE domain-containing protein — translated: MATYSKTASYGSRVTQAISGSSNGRATYFNVGKSSGGLEGRYFVYFDLSEINSNAIISSATLTINQYDDSNDWSASVNVDVRRAASSWNANSITWNNQPSVFSAQDSAITISGIATRSISFDVTNAVKSAVSLSNYGFRIAAVSSSNSTAKYFRSDTYSSSSLQPKLTVSYTPILERVAISGSYRDVVLTQVLINGTWRSVSSKKVLIDGVWRGIY